A DNA window from Chitinibacter fontanus contains the following coding sequences:
- a CDS encoding TonB-dependent receptor family protein — MSNLPTWALRTSVCAVLATLGPQPAFANEVTQLDEIVVTATREATPLAKAPISIGKVNEKTIAETKPTFIGQVLDKIPGVHMTDLGNEQHNLSIRQPMTYSAVYQYLEDGVPIRPVGIFNHNALYEINLPGSDGIEVVKGPASSLYGSNAVGGAVNFTTAAPSAELTWNVAGQLSSEGYRRVDAGLSNSWGDTGLRIAGYSATRGESWQDYNAMDKTGVTARLDHWLSDALLWKSVLTYSKLDTDMPGSLNESDYNARPGYSYQTFTTRQVEALRASTSLAGELNAGGFSSATLYYRDNSTYQLPSYLIFNTGPNSASGRTTDNTFTSLGLSAFHRQQWGDLKLTVGGLIEASPNDQRETNLSIVRDPKTGKYLSYKTGSVRRDYRVDLGNQAVFADANYQITRGLGVNGALRYDRVSYDFTNHLTPSATTGAASQKQSFADVSPKIGFTWDAAKNVFVYGGYSQGFTPPEVGALFSSASVPNLQSASFDQFELGARFSPLAGVKIDAAIYRLDGEDELVNYSIVPGKSEPRNAGKTRHEGIELGLDWALSNQWSTKLAGQYARHVYREYRPSPVENYAGKDIPAAPQWQGTLEIAYKPLTNIRIALETTYLGQYWMDNSNTVEYKGHTLFNLRGEYQQHGWTVWAQALNLSNAHYADIAASSYKGVGAHNGDTQDTYSPGAPRSFFVGIAYAFDGKGAGR, encoded by the coding sequence ATGTCGAATCTCCCTACTTGGGCGTTACGTACCAGTGTGTGTGCGGTATTGGCGACGCTTGGCCCGCAGCCAGCTTTTGCGAACGAAGTAACTCAACTCGATGAAATTGTGGTCACCGCCACCCGTGAGGCCACGCCATTAGCCAAAGCGCCAATTTCGATTGGCAAAGTGAACGAAAAAACCATCGCCGAGACCAAGCCAACTTTCATTGGCCAAGTGCTCGATAAAATCCCCGGCGTGCATATGACCGATCTGGGTAATGAGCAGCACAATCTGTCGATTCGCCAGCCGATGACTTATTCGGCGGTGTATCAATATCTGGAAGACGGTGTGCCAATCCGTCCGGTGGGTATTTTCAACCACAATGCGCTGTATGAAATTAACCTGCCGGGGAGCGACGGCATCGAGGTGGTCAAAGGCCCGGCATCGAGTCTGTATGGCAGCAATGCAGTTGGGGGAGCGGTCAATTTCACCACCGCAGCACCAAGTGCTGAATTAACGTGGAATGTAGCCGGGCAACTCAGCTCCGAGGGGTATCGCCGTGTAGATGCTGGTTTATCTAATTCATGGGGTGATACTGGCTTACGTATCGCTGGCTATAGCGCCACGCGCGGTGAGAGCTGGCAAGACTATAACGCCATGGATAAAACCGGCGTCACCGCTCGCCTTGATCATTGGCTTAGCGATGCGCTGCTGTGGAAATCAGTGCTGACTTATTCCAAGCTCGATACCGATATGCCGGGCAGCTTGAACGAAAGCGATTACAACGCCCGCCCCGGCTATTCGTATCAAACCTTTACTACCCGCCAAGTTGAAGCGCTGCGCGCCAGTACCAGCTTGGCCGGTGAGTTGAATGCTGGTGGCTTTAGCAGTGCCACGCTGTATTACCGTGACAACAGCACTTACCAGTTGCCGAGCTATCTGATTTTCAACACCGGGCCAAATTCAGCCAGCGGGCGCACCACCGATAACACGTTCACCTCTTTGGGTTTGAGCGCATTTCATCGCCAGCAGTGGGGCGATTTGAAGCTGACTGTCGGTGGTTTGATCGAGGCAAGCCCGAACGATCAGCGAGAAACCAATTTATCTATCGTGCGCGATCCGAAAACCGGCAAATACCTCAGCTACAAAACCGGCAGCGTACGCCGTGATTATCGTGTTGATCTGGGTAATCAGGCAGTGTTTGCTGATGCTAACTATCAAATCACCCGTGGGCTGGGGGTGAATGGCGCATTGCGTTATGACCGCGTTAGTTATGATTTCACGAATCACCTGACGCCATCGGCCACCACCGGCGCAGCATCACAAAAGCAATCGTTTGCCGATGTGTCGCCCAAAATTGGCTTCACTTGGGATGCCGCCAAAAACGTGTTTGTGTACGGTGGCTATAGCCAAGGTTTTACCCCGCCCGAAGTTGGAGCGTTATTTAGCAGCGCTAGCGTACCCAATTTGCAATCAGCCAGCTTTGATCAGTTTGAGCTGGGGGCGCGCTTTTCGCCGCTGGCTGGCGTGAAGATTGATGCGGCAATTTACCGCCTCGATGGCGAGGATGAGCTGGTGAATTACAGCATCGTACCGGGCAAATCCGAGCCGCGTAATGCCGGTAAAACCCGTCATGAAGGCATTGAGCTAGGGCTCGATTGGGCGCTCTCCAATCAGTGGAGCACCAAGTTGGCCGGCCAATACGCGCGGCATGTTTATCGCGAATATCGCCCGTCGCCAGTCGAAAACTACGCTGGCAAAGACATTCCCGCGGCGCCGCAATGGCAAGGCACATTGGAAATTGCCTACAAGCCGCTGACCAACATCAGAATTGCACTGGAAACCACATACCTAGGCCAGTATTGGATGGATAACAGCAATACGGTTGAGTACAAAGGACATACCCTATTTAACCTACGTGGTGAATATCAGCAGCACGGTTGGACTGTGTGGGCGCAAGCCTTGAATTTGAGCAATGCGCATTACGCTGACATCGCCGCATCGAGCTACAAGGGCGTGGGCGCGCATAACGGTGACACGCAAGATACTTACAGCCCGGGAGCGCCACGCAGCTTTTTTGTCGGAATTGCTTACGCTTTTGACGGTAAAGGGGCGGGGCGATGA